A genomic region of Lolium rigidum isolate FL_2022 unplaced genomic scaffold, APGP_CSIRO_Lrig_0.1 contig_30536_1, whole genome shotgun sequence contains the following coding sequences:
- the LOC124680912 gene encoding uncharacterized protein LOC124680912, which yields MSIDNLCRFFDLNVGKWNGIFYQFDAHGRIQQEITTRLSVSTYGEGDLTSLMQSLYIKQASSEITFVGEEDPEPEWAEYKIKETNMFTVDKYQQIGFFHEQKAFALRYQTAGMLETVLRAGVLGEDDTGEESPKNLKIPSRKPSIVCENCLYSLNGNGRVRAFHISDPSGVLDTLIVFHENQGSVVPLTDSWTDDPEISSNDRITALLGRWEGHSVTKRSGVYGATLDEADTVVLLEMDNDGQLIQDNISTKTGTSTTTTIHWTGVANNNLLQFDGGYEITLLPGGMYMGYPSDISKCIEQLDSFHLEFCWMELPGKRQRLVRTFDAAGLAVSSTYFIETKV from the exons ATGAGCATCGACAACCTCTGCCGCTTCTTCGACCTCAACGTCGGCAAGTGGAACGGCATCTTCTAC CAATTCGATGCGCACGGGAGGATTCAGCAGGAGATCACTACGCGGCTGTCCGTCAGCACGTACGGAGAGGGCGACCTCACCAGCCTCATGCAATC GCTGTATATCAAGCAGGCTTCTTCTGAGATAACATTTGTAGGCGAGGAGGATCCTGAACCAGAGTGGGCCGAGTACAAAATCAAAGAGACTAACATGTTCACTGTAGATAAATATCAACAG ATAGGGTTCTTTCATGAACAGAAAGCATTTGCACTGAGATACCAGACTGCTGGAATGCTGGAGACTGTTCTGCGAGCCGGTGTGCTTGGAGAAGATGATACCGGTGAAGAATCCCCCAA GAACTTGAAGATACCTTCTCGCAAACCATCTATTGTATGTGAGAATTGTCTTTACTCCCTCAATGGCAATGGTCGAGTGAGAGCTTTTCACATAAGTGATCCAAGCGGTGTGCTCGACACGCTTATTGTTTTTCATGAAAATCAGGGCTCTGTAGTGCCACTTACCGACTCTTGGACTGATGATCCTGAG ATTTCAAGCAACGATAGGATAACTGCCCTGCTTGGAAGGTGGGAAGGTCATTCGGTGACAAAGAGGAGCGGGGTGTATGGAGCAACACTTGATGAGGCCGATACAGTTGTTCTCCTTGAAATGGACAACGATGGTCAGCTGATTCAG GATAATATTTCAACGAAAACTGGAACTAGCACAACAACAACGATCCACTGGACAGGAGTAGCAAATAACAACTTGCTTCAGTTTGATGGAGGATATGAGATTACTTTGCTACCTGGAGGGATGTACATGGGATATCCGTCAGACATCAGCAAGTGCATTGAACAGTTAGATTCTTTTCATTTGGAGTTTTGTTGGATGGAATTGCCAGGAAAGCGGCAGCGGCTTGTGCGGACTTTCGACGCGGCTGGTTTGGCTGTTTCATCGACCTACTTCATAGAAACCAAAGTATGA
- the LOC124680913 gene encoding probable WRKY transcription factor 58 — translation MGDRRGDEGMRQQPPFSSGHQERVYDGGGPAPYGSDYDPGSSYMSLLGTGINNPQPPPWAVEEVTAATPINLTPQFSMGNYVPTSSYQQQTTFSPLANLHPYQSSSSSYFHADPPTQWPPRATQPPSSSLLLPRNFAVHHTGPSTHYEQHMQLMRAAALGSQHAAPAAPPIEQPAKDGYNWRKYGQKQLKDAESPRSYYKCTRDACPVKKIVERSFDGCIKEITYKGRHTHPRPPEPRRGGQAGGDDAAAAAAAAGAEEDEASDDDMLNEDGGDEGHDIGSGAGGAAGQRVVKKHKIILQTPSEVDLLDDGYRWRKYGQKVVKGNPRPRSYYKCTADNCNVRKQIERASTDPRCVLTTYTGRHSHDPPGRGAGAAAAPTAGGGSSSDPTGNPAGGTLHQSSGTHRLKEESRD, via the exons ATGGGCGACCGTCGAGGCGATGAGGGCATGCGCCAGCAGCCCCCGTTCTCGTCCGGTCATCAGGAGAGGGTCTATGACGGCGGCGGCCCGGCGCCGTACGGGAGCGATTATGATCCTGGATCATCATACATGTCGCTTCTCGGCACCGGCATCAACAACCCCCAGCCGCCGCCGTGGGCTGTCGAGGAGGTCACTGCCGCGACTCCGATTAATCTGACGCCTCAGTTTTCCATG GGAAACTACGTGCCGACGTCGTCCTACCAGCAACAGACCACCTTCTCACCCCTCGCCAACCTCCACCCCTAccagtcgtcgtcatcgtcatatTTCCACGCCGACCCGCCGACACAATGGCCTCCACGAGCGACGCAGCCGCCCTCCTCTTCCCTGCTGCTGCCCCGCAACTTCGCGGTCCACCACACGGGGCCATCCACGCACTACGAGCAGCACATGCAACTAATGCGCGCGGCGGCGCTCGGCAGTCAGCACGCGGCACCGGCGGCGCCTCCAATCGAGCAACCGGCCAAGGACGGGTACAACTGGCGCAAGTACGGGCAGAAGCAGCTCAAGGACGCCGAGTCGCCGCGGAGCTACTACAAGTGCACCCGGGACGCCTGCCCCGTCAAGAAGATCGTCGAGCGCTCCTTCGACGGCTGCATCAAGGAGATCACCTACAAGGGCCGGCACACCCACCCGCGCCCACCGGAGCCCCGGCGCGGCGGCCAAGCAGGTGGCGATGATGCCGCcgcggccgctgccgccgccggggcTGAGGAGGACGAGGCGAGCGACGACGATATGCTGAATGAAGATGGCGGCGACGAGGGCCATGACATTGGCAGCGGCGCAGGTGGTGCGGCGGGACAGAGGGTGGTGAAGAAGCACAAGATCATACTGCAGACGCCGAGCGAGGTCGATCTCCTCGACGACGGCTACCGGTGGCGCAAGTACGGCCAGAAAGTGGTCAAGGGCAACCCCCGTCCCAG GAGCTACTACAAGTGCACCGCCGATAACTGCAACGTGCGCAAGCAGATCGAGAGGGCGTCCACGGATCCCAGGTGCGTCCTGACGACGTACACTGGCCGGCACAGCCACGACCCGccaggcaggggtgccggagccgCCGCTGCTCCCACCGCTGGCGGCGGCTCCTCTTCCG